Proteins found in one Apostichopus japonicus isolate 1M-3 chromosome 16, ASM3797524v1, whole genome shotgun sequence genomic segment:
- the LOC139983435 gene encoding uncharacterized protein isoform X2 has protein sequence MKTSWKGVLKNLSYLEIEDALDSYRGDDATFGKRPNDEETAESEVFHFDTGSCDQMLEDESVDPHSGEASSDEIDDA, from the exons ATGAAGACATCATGGAAGGGTGTACTGAAGA ACCTAAGTTACCTAGAAATAGAAGATGCTTTGGACAGTTACAGGGGTGATGATGCAACTTTTGGAAAGAG ACCAAATGACGAAGAAACAGCAGAGTCAGAGGTTTTCCATTTCGATACCGGGTCATGTGACCAAATGCTGGAAGACGAGTCAGTTGATCCACATTCAGGAGAAGCCTCGTCTGATGAAATTGACGATGCATAG
- the LOC139983435 gene encoding uncharacterized protein isoform X1: MVSVGAGAPPPKRPRGRPPSGNPPAKRACSLDRAKRKGTRVYLLDSFSSWVQQKKEFETSSGDGEAGKKSSHAEFANHLLKHHSDRLCRLCKRSYQISVETQTNKDDTLPDTSTIGSAGNDDRKRMSSTPHTSTARRQLVEDYMPSPYCATSCWTFKST, encoded by the exons ATGGTGAGTGTTGGAGCGGGTGCACCTCCTCCTAAAAGACCAAGAGGAAGACCTCCGAGTGGTAATCCTCCAGCGAAACGAGCTTGTAGTCTCGATCGGGCCAAACGTAAGGGCACAAGAGTGTACCTTTTAGATTCTTTTTCTTCTTGGGtacaacaaaagaaagaatttgaaaCTTCATCTGGAGATGGTGAAGCTGGAAAGAAGTCGTCGCATGCGGAGTTTGCAAACCACCTACTGAAACATCACAGCGACAGACTGTGTCGTTTATGTAAAAG ATCATACCAAATTTCAGTGGAGactcaaacaaacaaagatgaTACATTACCAGATACAAGCACAATTGGATCTGCAG GGAATGATGATAGGAAGAGAATGTCTTCAACCCCACATACATCAACAGCCAGAAGACAACTTGTGGAAGACTACATGCCATCTCCCTATTGTGCAACATCTTGCTGGACCTTCAAATCAACATGA